In a genomic window of Pelodiscus sinensis isolate JC-2024 chromosome 32, ASM4963464v1, whole genome shotgun sequence:
- the LOC142823073 gene encoding maestro heat-like repeat family member 5 gives MVEHRNPQVPVVLREAIAIVQSREEEEALREIALTFCTEFLQSPSILSTVTKSDLQEHLMEWTRDNNPAIRRLCLQGLASVLFWPGKGQLLRAQLPGTIAMFCATDARTVLEAMTEAADAIYLLAGEGLGSISQDMAASLRPLIDHERGSVRSAAISLLGTMLSGVKDPDKPAVQQELTSCLLPLLLHLADEEQSVILVSAALGISREQSTRVPWAPPVSRAPAQPGPLGTCRGHRGGPLGSDPLGSQSSLPPIGNKGQEPPLAGRAGAQGAGRRGRAPDAPSLSEVPRSPLVLQSCKVTLFRCAVFLGWANRKSLFCSLAWDGSSQLLPCVGKCLMENNERNVPRLLFQALAYLESSQLSIRHSAALFIGETIHHFVYLLAETVSADGIYRLCEAFQEVPLRSDRTTAIVLNEHFKWLQKLANLVWGAF, from the exons ATGGTCGAGCACCGGAACCCACAGGTCCCTGTGGTtctcagagaggccatcgccaTCGTGCAgagtcgggaggaggaggaggcgctgagagaaatcgccctgactttctgcaccgag tttctccagagtccttccatcctcagcaCTGTCACCAAATCAGACCTCCAGGAACACCTGATGGAATGGACCCGAGACAACAACCCTGCaatacggaggctctgtctgcaaGGCCTGGCCAGTGTTCTCTTCTGGCCGGGGAAG gggcagttgttacgggcccagctgcccgggaccatcgccatgttctgcgccacgGACGCaaggactgtcctggaggccatGACGGAGGCAGCAGACGCcatctacctgctcgccggggaggggcttggctccatctcccaggacatggcagccagcctgcgcccgctcattgaccac gagaggggcagtgtccgctcagccgccatttccctgctgggcaccatgctgagCGGGGTGAAGGACCCAGACAAACCGGCCGTGCAGCAGGAACTCACaagctgcctgctcccgctgctgctccacctggcagacgaggagcagagcgtgatcctggtaagtgccgcGCTCGGTATTTCCAGAGAGCAAAGCACCAGagtcccctgggccccacccgtctccagagcccctgcccagccagggccactggggacgtgcaggggccacaggggagggcccCTGGGCTCAGACCCTTTGGGATCCCAGAGCAGCCTG CCTCCAAttgggaacaaggggcaggaacctcccctggcagggagagcaggagcccaaggagcagggaggaggggacgtgccccagacgctccctctctcagcgaggtCCCTCGCTCTCCCCTTGTGCTGCAGAGCTGTAAAGTGACcctcttccgctgcgccgtgttcctcggctgggccaATCGGAAGAGTCTCTTCTGTAGCCTGGCCTGGGACGGCTCCTCGCAGCTCTTGCCGtgcgtcgggaagtgcctg aTGGAGAATAACGAGAGGAACGTCCCAAGGCTCCTGTTCCAGGCCTTAGCctatctggaaagctcccagctGTCCATCcgacattctgcagccctgttcatcG GAGAGACCATCCACCATTTCGTCTACCTGTTGGCGGAGACAGTGAGTGCAGATGGCATCTaccgcctgtgtgaag ctttccaGGAAGTGCCTTTAAGATCAGACAGGACCACAGCGATCGTcctgaatgaacattttaaatggctgcagaagctggCAAACCTCGTGTGGGGTGCGTTTTGA